In a single window of the Elaeis guineensis isolate ETL-2024a chromosome 4, EG11, whole genome shotgun sequence genome:
- the LOC105043690 gene encoding expansin-B5 isoform X2 — protein MAISLLATFLSLSCLFTLSFCFQTKRFDLPMAGRDWLPAGATWYGSPRGAGSEGGACGYGNAVDQAPYSAMISAGSTTIFNKGKGCGSCYQVMCTTHKACSGKPVTVVIADYSCPGTVCQRESAHFDFSGTAFGAMAKPGMADELRSAGYIYIQYSRVACEYPGRTVTFHVEHGSNPYYFAVVVEFEDGDGDLSAVEIKEGSGEWRAMRQSWGAVWRLDTSSPVHGPFSIRLTTQYSGQKLVANNVIPTGWQAGTTYRSFVNYS, from the exons ATGGCTATTTCTCTCCTGGCTACTTTTCTTAGCTTGTCATGCCTCTTTACTTTGAGCTTCTGCTTCCAAACCAAACGCTTTGATTTGCCGATGGCCGGACGTGACTGGTTGCCGGCCGGAGCAACTTGGTATGGAAGTCCTCGTGGAGCTGGAAGTGAAG GGGGAGCCTGTGGATATGGGAATGCCGTGGATCAAGCCCCCTATTCTGCCATGATTTCCGCCGGAAGTACTACCATCTTCAACAAAGGCAAGGGTTGTGGTTCTTGCTATCAG GTGATGTGCACCACTCACAAGGCATGCTCAGGGAAGCCGGTGACGGTCGTAATCGCCGACTACTCATGTCCCGGCACTGTATGCCAAAGAGAATCCGCTCATTTTGATTTCAGCGGCACCGCATTTGGAGCCATGGCCAAGCCGGGCATGGCCGATGAGCTAAGGAGCGCTGGATACATCTATATCCAATACTCAAG agTTGCATGCGAGTACCCAGGCAGGACGGTCACCTTCCACGTGGAACATGGTTCCAATCCCTACTACTTCGCAGTGGTGGTGGAGTTCGAGGACGGCGACGGAGACCTGTCTGCTGTGGAGATTAAGGAAGGTTCTGGTGAGTGGCGTGCCATGAGACAATCATGGGGTGCGGTATGGAGGCTCGACACTTCATCGCCGGTCCATGGGCCGTTCTCGATTCGGTTGACGACGCAGTACTCCGGCCAGAAGCTGGTGGCCAACAACGTGATTCCGACGGGGTGGCAGGCAGGAACCACCTATCGGTCATTTGTTAACTATAGCTAG